The Synchiropus splendidus isolate RoL2022-P1 chromosome 1, RoL_Sspl_1.0, whole genome shotgun sequence genome includes a window with the following:
- the brap gene encoding BRCA1-associated protein, with translation MSVSLVVIRVELADQSPAPANFQYSAVEGMSEEELQDKSLGLAKLALSKKTDLERAAVLHQHIGSRAMGDMVIETFVPEPGSGDDSDGPSEQQADTQGGAASKPLPEQISFYSGNPCVEIIHGIMHLYKTNKMTSLTEDVCRSAMVCILAVPATMTSHDLMKLMAPFNDVMEHMKIIRDSTPNQYMVLIKFSTQVDADNFYKTCNGCQFNSIEDAVCQLVYVERAEVIKSEQGASLPVMELTELPKCTVCLERMDESVNGILTTLCNHSFHSQCLQRWEDASCPVCRYCQTPEPVEENKCFECGVQENLWICLICGHIGCGRYVSRHAYKHFEETQHTYAMQLLNQRVWDYAGDNYVHRLVASKTDGKMVQYECEGDTCQAEKMDALQLEYSYLLTSQLESQRIYWENKILHLEKETAAERNNMKAKFKETLERCDNLEQRLGELVKDKQGLEKKCSQLNSRVTKLSQELKEEQEMNRCLRDNQTQLQSQLSEEKRRTKEIRDTNEETITELQEQLRDMMFYLDAQEKIERLPPEARSEIQEGEINIAEGEAEGGAASAIRGRRSRGKRRK, from the exons ATGAGTGTGTCCCTGGTTGTGATTCGTGTGGAACTGGCCGACCAGTCTCCTGCTCCTGCCAATTTCCAGTATTCCGCTG TTGAAGGGatgtctgaggaggaactgCAAGACAAATCTTTAGGTTTGGCCAAACTGGCTCTGAGCAAGAAGACGGATCTGGAACGTGCAGCAGTGCTTCACCAGCACATTGGAAGTCGAGCAATGGGAGACATGGTGATCGAGACATTTGTCCCTGAACCAG GGAGTGGTGACGACTCCGATGGTCCTTCTGAGCAACAGGCAGATACCCAGGGTGGTGCGGCATCCAAACCACTGCCTGAGCAAATATCATTTTACAGTGGGAATCCCTGTGTTGAGATCATCCACGGCATCATGCACCTCTATAAAACCAA CAAAATGACGTCTTTGACAGAAGACGTTTGCCGCAGCGCTATGGTGTGTATCCTGGCTGTTCCCGCCACAATGACCAGCCACGATCTCATGAAGCTCATGGCTCCTTTTAATGATGTTATGGAACACATGAAAATCATACGGGACTCCACGCCTAACCAGTATATGGTTCTCATTAAGTTCAGCACACAG GTAGATGCAGACAATTTTTATAAAACCTGCAATGGCTGCCAGTTTAACTCCATTGAAGATGCAGTGTGTCAACTTGTCTACGTGGAACGAGCCGAGGTCATTAAATCTGAACAG GGTGCCAGTTTACCTGTGATGGAGCTGACTGAGTTGCCAAAGTGCACAGTGTGTCTGGAAAGGATGGATGAGTCGGTCAACGGcatcctcaccaccctctgcaacCACAGTTTCCACAGCCAGTGTTTGCAGCGTTGGGAGGATGCTTC atgtcCTGTGTGCCGCTACTGTCAAACTCCAGAACCTGTCGAGGAGAACAAGTGCTTTGAGTGTGGCGTCCAGGAG AACCTGTGGATTTGTTTGATCTGCGGGCACATTGGCTGCGGTCGCTACGTGAGCCGGCACGCTTACAAACACTTTGAGGAAACTCAGCACACATATGCAATGCAACTGTTGAACCAGCGTGTCTGGGACTACGCTGGAG ATAACTACGTTCATCGTCTGGTGGCCAGCAAGACTGATGGGAAGATGGTACAGTATGAATGTGAAGGAGACACCTGCCAGGCAGAGAAAATGGATGCACTTCAGCTAGAG TACTCTTACCTCCTAACAAGTCAACTGGAGTCCCAGAGGATTTACTGGGAGAACAAGATTCTTCACCTGGAGAAAGAGACTGCTGCAGAG AGAAACAACATGAAAGCCAAATTTAAGGAGACTTTGGAGCGCTGTGATAACTTGGAGCAACGGCTTGGTGAATTAGTCAAAGATAAGCAGGGATTAGAGAAGAA GTGCTCGCAGCTGAACAGCAGGGTGACCAAGTTGAGTCAGGAGCtgaaggaagagcaggagatGAATCGTTGCCTTCGAGACAATCAGACCCAGCTGCAGTCTCAGCTCTCTGAAGAAAAACGCAGAACAAAAGAAATAA gaGACACAAATGAAGAAACCATCACCGAGCTGCAAGAGCAGCTGAGAGACATGATGTTCTATCTGGACGCACAAGAGAAGATCGAGCGGCTCCCTCCAGAGGCGCGGAGTGAAATCCAGGAGGGAGAGATCAACATTGCTGAAGGAGAGGCGGAGGGAGGAGCAGCGTCTGCCATCAGAGGCAGGAGAAGTCGCGGCAagagaaggaagtga
- the LOC128764993 gene encoding ubiquitin-conjugating enzyme E2 G1-like: MSKQSSLLLRKQLAELNKNPVDGFSAGLVDDDNIFKWEVVVIGPQDTPFEGGFFKAILTFPRDYPLRPPKMKFITEIWHPNVAKNGDVCISILHEPGEDKYGYEKPEERWLPIHTVETIMISVISMLADPNSDSPANVDAAKEWREDPTGVFRKKVARCVRKSQETAFD, encoded by the exons ATGAGCAAGCAGTCGTCTTTACTACTGCGAAAGCAACTGGCAG AGTTGAATAAAAACCCAGTGGATGGTTTTTCCGCCGGCCTTGTCGACGACGATAACATCTTTAAATGGGAAGTGGTCGTCATCGGACCTCAAGACACACCATT CGAGGGAGGATTCTTCAAAGCCATCCTAACATTTCCTCGTGACTATCCGCTGCGGCCTCCCAAAATGAAGTTCATCACCGAAATCTGGCATCCCAATG TTGCCAAAAATGGAGATGTATGTATTTCGATATTGCATGAACCCGGTGAGGACAAATACGGCTACGAGAAGCCCGAGGAGCGTTGGCTGCCGATCCACACTGTGGAGACCATCATGATCAGCGTCATCTCCATGTTGGCAGATCCCAATAGTGACTCCCCTGCCAATGTGGATGCAGCA AAAGAGTGGCGGGAGGACCCAACTGGAGTGTTTAGGAAAAAAGTTGCACGCTGTGTGCGGAAAAGTCAGGAGACGGCGTTTGACTGA
- the arpc3 gene encoding actin-related protein 2/3 complex subunit 3 translates to MPAYHSSLMSPDIRLVGNMALLPLKTQFKGPARGDGIDSDIIDEAIYYFKANVFFKNYEIKNEADRTLIYVTLYISECLKKLQKCSSRGQGEKEMYTLGITNFPIPGEPGFPLNAMYAKPANKQEDETMRAYLQQIRQETGLRLCDRVFDPQTDKPSKWWVCFVKKQFMNKSLSAPGL, encoded by the exons ATGCCG GCGTATCACTCGAGTCTGATGAGTCCCGACATCAGGTTGGTGGGCAACATGGCTCTGTTGCCCCTTAAAACCCAGTTTAAGGGACCAGCCAGAGGAGATG GCATCGATTCTGACATTATTGATGAGGCAATCTACTACTTTAAAGCCAATGTTTTCTTCAAGAACTATGAAATCAAG AACGAGGCTGACAGGACTCTGATCTATGTCACGCTCTACATTTCTGAATGCCTGAAGAAGCTACAAAAA TGCAGTTCCAGGGGCCAAGGAGAGAAGGAAATGTACACACTGGGTATCACTAACTTCCCCATTCCTGGTGAACCTGGCTTCCCTCTGAATGCAATGTATGCTAAGCCTGCGAACAAGCAGGAGGACG AGACAATGAGGGCGTACCTTCAGCAGATCCGACAGGAGACTGGCTTGAGACTATGTGACCGTGTGTTCGATCCCCAAACCGACAAGCCCAGCAAG TGGTGGGTATGTTTCGTCAAGAAGCAGTTCATGAACAAGAGCCTGTCAGCGCCCGGCCTGTGA
- the gpn3 gene encoding GPN-loop GTPase 3, which translates to MPRFAQIVMGPAGSGKSTYCSTMVKHSETLNRSVQVVNLDPAAEHFDYPILADIRELIQVDDVMEDDSLRFGPNGGLVFCMEYFANNFDWLEESLGHMEDDYILFDCPGQIELYTHLPVMRQLVDQLQQWEFRVCGVFLVDSQFMVESFKFISGVMAALSTMVSLEIPQVNIMTKMDLLNPKAKKEIEKYLDPDMYSMMDDSSDTIRSKKFKKLTAAICGLIDDYSMVRFLPFDRLDEEGVNIVLQHIDFSIQYGEDLEFKEPKETAEDPDNINYDEIFQDKTGS; encoded by the exons ATGCCTCGTTTCGCCCAGATCGTGATGGGCCCCGCGGGGAGCGGTAAG AGCACCTACTGCTCCACGATGGTGAAACATTCGGAGACTTTAAACCGCTCGGTTCAGGTGGTCAATTTGGATCCGGCTGCCGAGCACTTCGACTATCCGATACTGGCAG ACATCCGGGAACTTATCCAGGTGGATGATGTGATGGAGGATGACTCTCTTCGGTTTGGACCAAATGGAGGCCTGGTCTTTTGCATGGAGTACTTTGCAAATAACTTTGACTGGCTGGAGGAAAGTTTGGGTCACATGGAAGATGACTACATCCTCTTTGATTGCCCAG gtcAAATTGAACTCTACACACACCTCCCTGTCATGAGGCAACTAGTCGACCAGCTCCAACAATGGGAATTTCGGGTTTGCGGGGTCTTCCTGGTGGACTCGCAGTTCATGGTTGAGTCTTTCAAG TTCATCTCTGGAGTCATGGCTGCTCTGAGTACCATGGTATCATTAGAGATACCACAAGTAAACATCATGACAAAGATGGATCTTCTCAATCCCAAAGCCAAGAAGGAAATTGAGAA GTACCTTGATCCAGACATGTACTCCATGATGGATGACAGCTCTGACACAATCAGAAGTAAGAAATTTAAGAAGCTAACAGCAGCCATCTGCGGACTC ATTGATGACTACAGTATGGTTCGATTCCTGCCTTTTGACCGACTTGATGAAGAAGGAGTCAACATTGTACTGCAGCACATCGACTTCTCTATACAGTATGGGGAAGACCTGGAATTCAAGGAGCCAAAG GAGACTGCTGAGGACCCTGATAACATTAACTATGATGAGATTTTCCAAGACAAAACAGGAAGCTGA
- the rnf170 gene encoding E3 ubiquitin-protein ligase RNF170, with protein sequence MGDSRCQDVDYLIQDEDTLIEGVSNQVLFVVVLSVAFLAGILTLLCRQEQQNIHPENQEHVRAVRQQLQSEQDENPQPEVRQQFYTDMSCPVCLQQAVLPVETNCGHLFCGSCIIAYWRYGTWLGAISCPICRQIVTLLFPLFHEHATPQRVQDGEAEPLLILRDINDYNRRFSGQPRSLLDRLRDVPTLLRHAFREMFSVGGLFWMFRIRILLCLIGAITYLASPLDILPEALFGLLGFMDDFFVILLLFVYISIMYREVVTQRLNA encoded by the exons ATGGGGGACAGTCGATGTCAAGACGTGGACTACCTCATCCAAGACGAGGACACGCTGATCGAGGGCGTGAGCAACCAGGTCTTGTTTGTCGTTGTGCTCAGTGTCGCCTTCCTGGCAGGCATCCTGACCCTGCTCTGTAG ACAAGAACAGCAGAACATTCATCCTGAGAATCAGGAGCACGTCCGAGCAGTCCgacagcagctacagtcagaGCAG GATGAAAACCCTCAGCCCGAGGTACGGCAGCAGTTTTACACCGACATGTCGTGTCCTGTGTGTTTGCAACAGGCTGTCCTCCCAGTCGAAACCAACTGTGGGCATCTTTTTTGTG GTTCCTGCATTATAGCCTACTGGAGATACGGCACATGGTTGGGTGCCATCAGCTGTCCCATTTGCAGACAGATA GTGACATTGCTCTTCCCGCTTTTTCATGAGCATGCAACTCCTCAGAGGGTCCAGGATGGCGAAGCGGAGCCTCTGCTAATATTACGAGACATCAACGATTATAACCGCAGGTTTTCTGGGCAACCAAGATCT TTACTGGACCGGCTGCGAGACGTGCCCACCCTCCTCCGTCATGCCTTTCGCGAGATGTTTTCCGTCGGCGGCCTCTTCTGGATGTTTCGCATCCGGATTCTTCTCTGCCTAATCGGGGCGATCACATATCTGGCGTCACCTCTCGACATCCTCCCTGAAGCACTTTTTGGACTGCTTGGGTTTATGGACGATTTCTTTGTGATCCTCTTGCTCTTCGTGTACATCTCCATAATGTACAGAGAGGTGGTCACGCAGAGACTGAACGCTTAG